One segment of Apus apus isolate bApuApu2 chromosome 1, bApuApu2.pri.cur, whole genome shotgun sequence DNA contains the following:
- the METTL21C gene encoding protein-lysine methyltransferase METTL21C — protein sequence MISAQQPPFSNIIQRVMDCQTGEEETSDEHHDCKNCTCSSKCASTGEFNSGSPAILELLQNWVPRVSHYFDKEHYTYVGHQIVIQESIEHLGAVVWPGALALSQYLESNQEQFDLKDKKVLEIGAGTGLVSIVACILGAYVTATDLPEVLENLSYNISKNTRNTNMHKPEVRKLVWGESLNEDFPASTYHYDFIVATDVVYPQVALDPLLATMVYFCRPGTVLLWANKFRFSTDYEFLEKVCNTFNTTILAEFPESNVKLLKATVREN from the exons ATGatctctgcacagcagccacCATTCTCCAACATAATTCAGAGGGTAATGGACTGCCAAACTGGGGAAGAAGAAACCAGTGACGAGCACCACGACTGTAAAAACTGCACTTGCAGCTCCAAGTGTGCATCAACAGGAGAATTCAACTCAG GTTCACCAGCAATTCTTGAACTATTACAGAACTGGGTTCCTAGAGTTTCGCACTACTTTGACAAAGAGCACTACACATATGTTGGCCACCAGATTGTCATTCAGGAGTCCATAGAACACTTAGGAGCTGTGGTATGGCCGGGG GCACTGGCTCTATCTCAGTATCTGGAATCAAATCAAGAACAATTTGACCTCAAAGATAAAAAAGTTTTGGAAATTGGTGCCGGAACAGGCTTGGTTTCCATTGTGGCCTGTATTTTAG GAGCTTATGTTACAGCTACTGATTTGCCTGAAGTTCTTGAAAATCTGTCATACAACATTTCAAAAAATACACGTAACACGAATATGCACAAACCTGAAGTGAGAAAACTGGTGTGGGGAGAAAGCCTCAATGAAGACTTTCCTGCATCAACCTACCATTATGATTTCATAGTGGCAACTGATGTTGTATACCCTCAAGTAGCTTTGGACCCCCTGCTGGCAACAATGGTGTATTTTTGCAGGCCAGGAACAGTGTTGCTATGGGCAAATAAATTCAGATTCAGTACAGACTATGAATTTTTGGAAAAAGTTTGTAATACATTTAACACAACCATTCTAGCAGAATTTCCAGAATCAAATGTCAAGCTGCTTAAAGCCACGGTAAGAGAGAATTAA